The Arthrobacter sp. PM3 genome contains the following window.
CCACCGGCGCCCACGTCATGGCGCGGGGCATCACAGGATCCCGCGGTGCGCGCCCCACCATCGCCTCGCCGCTGCACAAGGAGGTCTATGACCTCGCCACGGGCGAATGCCTCACCGCCCCCGACCTCCGGATCGCCACATTCGCCACCAGGGTCGTGGACGGCCGCATCGAGGTGCGGCTCTAAGGCGCCCCACCCGCGAGACGCCTCCGCTAGAGGCCCAGGGCTTCGCGGACGTCGGCGAGCACGCTGTCCAGCGCGGCGCGGGCCTCGGCCCGGGCCGCCGGCAGTTCGGCCGCCGAGCCGGCGCTGCGGATGACTTCGAGGTAGCACTTGAGTTTCGGTTCCGTGCCGCTGGGCCGGATGATGACGCGGGTGAGATCCTTCGTCAGGTACAGCAGGCCCTCGGTAGGCGGCAGCTGCTCGCTGCCCGCGGCCAGGTCCGTGACGGTCTCGACGCCGGAGCCGCCGAAGGACTCGGGCGGGCTCACCCGCAGCCGGTTCATCATGGCATCCAGCAGGCCGAGATCGGCCACCCGGATGCTGAGCTGGTCGCTCGTGTGCAGTCCGTGCACCAGGTAGAGCTCGTCCAGGGTGTCAAAGATCGTCTTGCCCTCGGCCTTGGCCGCGGCGGCGAGTTCGGCGATCAGGACCGCGGCCGAAATGCCGTCCTTGTCGCGCACCAGGGACGGGGCAACGCAGTAGCCCAGCGCCTCCTCGTAGCCGTAGACCAGCCCCGGAACACGGGCGATCCACTTGAACCCGGTCAACGTTTCCTCATGGGCGTAGCCTGCCGCGGCGGCAATCCTCGCCAGCAGCCGCGAGGACACGATCGAATTGGCGAACACTCCCGCCGGCGGCTCGCCGGCGGCGGCCAGCCGCGCCACGACATGGGCGCCCAGCAGGGCGCCGACCTCATCGCCGCGCAGCATGCGCCACGCGCCGGTGGCAGGGTCCTTCGCCGCCACCGCTGCCCGGTCGGCGTCGGGGTCGTTGGCGATCACGAGGTCCGCGTCCTCGCGTGCCGCCGTCTCGAGGGCAAGGTCCAGGGCGCCGGGCTCTTCCGGGTTGGGGAAATTCACGGTGGGGAAGTCCGGGTCCGGCTGTGCCTGTTCGGCGACCAGCATGACGTCGGTGAACCCGGCGGCGTTCAGCACGGCCGCCGCCGTGTCCCCGCCCACGCCGTGCATGGGCGTCAGGACGATCTTCAGCCCGCGGGCCGGGAAGCGCCCGGGCGCCGCGAGGGCGGCGACGGCGGCCTCGTAGTCGGCGGCGATGGAGGGATCCAGCACGGTCCAGCCGTCCGTGGCCAGGGCCACGGTGTCCAGGGCGCCGACGGCGTCGATCTCCGCCGCGATCAGGGCGTCGTAGGGCGCCACGATCTGGGCGCCGCGGCCGCTTTCCTCGACGGCATGCCGGCCCAGGTACACCTTGTAGCCGTTGTCCTGCGGCGGGTTGTGGCTGGCGGTGACCATCACGCCGCCGTCGCAGTCCAGGGCGCGCACCGCGTAGGCGAGCAGCGGCGTGGGCAGGGCGGCCGGCATCAGGAACGTCTCGACGCCGGCGGCGGTGAGGATCGCGGCGGTTTCCGCGGCGAAAATGTCGGAGTTGTGGCGGGCATCGAAGCCGACGACGGCGCGCGGCCGGGTGCCGGGGGAGGCCTGCCCGACGGCGCCGGTGAGGAAGGCGGTAAAACCGGCTGCGGCGCGGCGCACCACCACGCGGTTCATGCGGTTCGGGCCCGGGCCGAGGGCCGCACGCAGCCCGGCGGTGCCGAACTGCAGGGTGCCGCTGAAGCTGTCGGCCAGCTCCTGCCGGGCCGCCGCGACGCCGTCATCGGTGAGGCGGATCAACTCGGACAGGGCGGCGGCAGTGGCAGGGTCCGGGTCCTGGTCTGCCCAGTCGCGGGCGTCGCTCAGGAGTCGGGCGAGGTCGGCATCAGAAGACGTCATAGGAACCAAACTATCGCCAATCGGGCGCGATCCCGCCCCTGACAACCGGGAGCCGGGGTTTCAGTTGCATCACGCCCGCCCACGGCCGGGGCCCTTGACACCTAAATTTCCGGACACGTAGCGTCTGGAATATGAAGATGGGCCGAGGGGTCGAATGGGCCGTGCACAGCTGCGTCAACATGGCCTGGACACCCCCGGGCGAGCCGGTGAACAGCGCCCGGCTCGCGGAGTACTACCGGCTTCCCGCCGCCTATTTGAACAAGCAGTTCCAGTCTTTGGTCCGGGCCGGGGTCCTGGACTCCGTCTCGGGTCCCCGCGGCGGCTTCCTGTTGGCGCGCAGGCCGGAGAACATCTCCGTGCTGGACATCGTCCTGGCCCTGGAGGGGGCCGAGCCGGCCTTCCGGTGTGAGGCGATCCTGGGGAATGTCCCGGAGCCGGCCCGGGAGGGGGACTTCACCCGGTCATGCCTTATTTCGCAGACGATGCGCCAGGCGGAGCTCGCGTGGCGGCAGGCGCTGGCGCGGCAGAGCATCGCCGGGATCGCCGACTCCATGGAGCGGCGGTTCCCGGCGGACAAGGCGAAGGTCTTGGACTACCTGGCGGCGGAGTAGCCGCGGAAGCAGTCCAGGACCCGGTATCAGCCCAGGTCCCGGGATCAATCCAGGACGACCACGGGCCGTGGTCAGAGTTTGGCGATGATCTCCGCGAGGAGCTTGGAAATGCGCGGCCCGGCGGCCTCGCCGGCCTCCAGGACTTCCTCGTGGCTCAGCGGCACGGGGCTGATCCCGGCCGCGAGGTTGGTCACGAGCGAGACCCCGAAGACCTCCATGCCGGCGTGCCGGCCGGCAATGGCCTCAAGCGCGGTGGACATGCCCACCAGTGACGCGCCGATCCGCTTGGCGTACTGCACTTCGGCGGGTGTCTCGTAGTGCGGGCCGGTGAACTGGGCGTACACGCCTTCCTGGAGTGAGGGGTCCACCTCGCGGGCCAGGCCGCGGATGCGGGCGGAGTACAGGTCCGTCAGGTCCACGAACGTGGCGCCCTCCAGGGGCGACGTGGCGGTGAGGTTGATGTGGTCGCTGATCAGCACCGGGGTGCCCGGGGCCCAGTCCTCGTTGAGGCCGCCGCAGCCGTTGGTCAGCACCAGCGTCTTGCAGCCGGCGGCCGCGGCGGTGCGGACACCGTGCACGACGGCCCGGACGCCCTTGCCCTCGTAGTAGTGCGTGCGGGCACCCAGGACCAGGGCTCGCTTGCCTTCTTTGGTCAGGACGGAGCGGATGGTGCCCACGTGCCCCACTACAGACGGTGCGGAGAAGCCGGGGATTTCGGCGGCCGACAGGGTGGCGGTGGTCTCGCCGATCAGCTCGGCGGCGTCGCCCCAGCCCGAGCCGAGGACCAGGGCGACGTCGTGGGTGTCGACTCCCGTCTCTTCGGCGATGTAGTCAGCGGCGGCGCGGGCGGCGTCGAAGGGGTCCTTGTTGAGGAATTCTGTTGTGCTCACCGGTACAAGCTACCGTGCGCCCCGCCTGCTGCCCAGCACCGCGCCGCGGCCCCGATTCTTGGTGGCTCCGGTTCGGATGGTGGACAATGGTGGATTGTGACTACGCATCCTGACTTCAGCTCACCCCGCATCGCAATTCTCGGCGGAGGGCCGGGCGGCTACGAAGCCGCCATGGTCGCCGCCTCGCTGGGGGCGCAGGTCACCATCATCGAACGTGCCGGACTCGGCGGATCCGCGGTGCTGACCGACGTCGTGCCGTCCAAGACCCTGATCGCGACGGCGGACCTGATGACCCGCGTGGGTGAGGCGGGGGAGCTGGGGGTCAAGTTCGACGTCGACGGCGGCGACTTTGCCCCTGCGATGCGCGCGGACCTCAAGCACATCAACGACCGCCTGCTGCGCCTGGCGCGGAAGCAGTCGGAGGACATCCAGTCCGGGCTGGAGCACCAGAACGTCCGCATCCTGATTGGCTCAGGCCGGCTGCTGGACAACCACACCATCGAGGTTCTGACCGCCGACGGCACCGAGACCGTGGAGGCCGACACCATCCTGGTCGCGGTCGGAGCCCACCCGCGCGAGCTGCCCACCGCACGTCCGGACGGTGAACGCATCCTGAACTGGGCGCAGATCTACAACATGGACGAGCTCCCCGAAGAGCTGATCGTGGTCGGCTCCGGCGTCACGGGCGCGGAATTCGCCTCGGCCTATAACGGCCTGGGGTCCAAGGTTACCCTGATTTCCAGCCGCGACCGGGTGCTCCCGGGCTCGGATACCGACGCTGCCGAGGTCCTTGAGGGCGTCTTCGAACGTCGCGGCCTGACGGTGCTCTCCCGTGCCCGCGCCGAGACCGTGGAGCGGACGGCCGACGGCGTTGTGGTCACCCTCGGCGACGGCTCGACCGTGACCGGCAGCCACTGCCTGGTCTGCGTCGGCTCCATCCCCAACACTGCCGGGATCGGCCTGGAGGAGGCCGGCGTCGCGCTCACCGAGAGCGGCCACATCAAGGTCGACGGCGTCTCCCGCACCACCGCGCCGAACATCTACGCCGCGGGCGACTGCACCGGAGTCCTCGCCCTGGCCTCCGTGGCCGCGATGCAGGGCCGGATCGCCGTGGCGCACTTCCTGGGCGACGCCGTCATGCCGATCAAGCTGCACCAGGTCGCGTCCAACATCTTCACCTCGCCCGAGATCGCCTCCGTGGGTGTGTCCGAGGCCGAGATCGAGTCCGGTAAGTACCAGGCGGACATCATTAAGCTGTCGCTGCGCAGCAACGCCCGGGCCAAGATGCGCAACCACCGCGACGGCTTCGTCAAGATCTTCGCCCGCAAGGGCTCCGGCACCGTGATCGGCGGCATCGTGGTGGGCCCGAACGCCTCTGAACTCATCTTCGCGGTCTCCATCGCTGTGACCCAGAAGCTGCACGTCGACGACGTCGCCAGCACCTTCACCGTGTACCCGTCGCTGAGCGGCTCCATTTCCGAAGCCGCCCGCCGGCTTCACGTGCACATGTAGGAACGCGGCACGTAGCAGAGAATCAGAAGGAACCGGCCTCTTCAGGAGGCCGGTTCCTTCGCCTTAACCGGGGCGGCCGCGACATCGAGCCGCATTTACAATCTGACATTATTTGCATATATTGTCAGAGTGAGCGATCGTTCAAACGAAATCATCGACGCCGCTTATGTGTGCTTCACCCGCCACGGGACGCGCCGGACGACGATGCACGACCTGGCGGACCAGGCCGGCATTTCCCGGCCGGCGCTGTACCAGTACTTCCGCAGCAAGGATGACGTCTTCCGCTCGCTGGTGGCCCGTCTGCTGGACGGTGCGCTTTCCGCCTCCCAGCGGGCAGCGGAGACTGAGGGGCGGCCCGAGGACCGTCTGGCCGGAATTCTGTTGGCGAAGCTCGATCTCGTGATGCAGATCTGGCGTGACAGCCCGGCGCACGCGGCCGAGCTCCTCAGTGTCGACACCCGGGTCTCAGCCGAGGTGCTCGGGCGTTACGAGGAGTCCATGCACGGCCTGCTCGCCCGGACGCTCCAGGAGGTTTACCCGGCGGCCGACGCCCGGGAAGCGGCCGAGATCCTCCTGGCCTTCACCCGGGGCCTGGAGGCGGGAGTCGCCGACCCCGACGCCCTGCCCGACCGCCTGCGCCGGGGCGTCAGCATTTTCGTCGCCGGCTTCAACACCCTTACTTTCGCAAAGGAACAACCATGACCACCGCTGTACTGATTACCGGCGCGTCTTCCGGTATTGGCCGCGCGAGCGCCGAACGGCTGCTCGCCCGGCCCGGGTTCACCGTCTACGCCACGGCGCGCAATCCGTCGGCGATTGCCGATCTTGAGGCGGCCGGGGCCAGGGTCCTGGCGCTCGACGTCACGGACGCGGCGTCCATGGCCGCCGGCGTGCGGACCGTGGAGGAACAGCACGGCAGCGTCGGCGCCCTCATCAACAACGCCGGCTACGGCGAGTACGGGACCATCGAGGAGGCAGACCTGGACGCGGTCCGGCAGCAGTTCGAGACCAACGTCTTTGGCTTTTCCCGCATGATCCAACTGGTCCTGCCGGGGATGCGGGCGGCCGGCGCCGGCCGGATCATCAACATCGGCTCCATGGGTGGCAGGGTCACCTTCCCCGTCGGCGGCTACTATCACGCCACCAAGTACGCCGTGGAGGCCATCACGGACGCGCTCCGCTTCGAGGCCGCGCCGTTCGGCATCCGGACCTCGTTGATCGCTCCGGGCCTGATCCGCACGGGCTTTGGCGCCACCGCCTCACGGACCCTGGCCGCCTCCGGGGATGCGGCAGGCCCGTATGCGGCCCTGAGGGCCGCCGCGGACGAGCAGATGGCCACTTCCTATGCTTCGCCGGTTCTCGCCGCCGAACCCGACGCCGTCGCGAGCGCGGTCGAGCACGCCGTGACGTCGCGGCGACCCCGGCCCCGATACACCGTCACCCCGGCCGCAAAAGCCATTGTCCAGTCCCGCCGATTCCTGGGGTCAGGCCTCTTCGACGCCTACCTCCGCCTGCAGTTCAGGAGCAGCAAATGAACCCCACCGCCGACTGGCCCGCGGGCTTCGAACCCGCCACGACGCGGGTCTACGCCTACAACCAGATCCACACCCGGCTCACCCCGGAGCAGCTCTGGCCGGTGCTCATCGACGCAACCCGGTGGCCCGCCTGGTACCGCAACGCCAAGGACGTGGTGATCGACGGCGGCACGGCGGAACTGGGTGCCGCCTCCCGGTTCACCTGGACCACGTTCGGCCTCCGGGTCGCCAGCACGGTGCGCGAATTCGAACCCTGCACCCGGCTGGGCTGGGAGGGCGCCGGCCGCGGGTCCACCGGCTACCACCGATGGGACCTGCAGCGCACGGACAACGGCGGCACGCTGATCGTGACCGAGGAAGTCCAGGGCGGAATCTTCGCCACGCTGCTGGGCCCGGTGGTCAAGCGCAGCATCGAAAAGCAGCACCAGCACTGGCTGGAGAAGCTGCTGGAAACCGCGGCAGCGCGGGCGGAC
Protein-coding sequences here:
- a CDS encoding phospho-sugar mutase encodes the protein MTSSDADLARLLSDARDWADQDPDPATAAALSELIRLTDDGVAAARQELADSFSGTLQFGTAGLRAALGPGPNRMNRVVVRRAAAGFTAFLTGAVGQASPGTRPRAVVGFDARHNSDIFAAETAAILTAAGVETFLMPAALPTPLLAYAVRALDCDGGVMVTASHNPPQDNGYKVYLGRHAVEESGRGAQIVAPYDALIAAEIDAVGALDTVALATDGWTVLDPSIAADYEAAVAALAAPGRFPARGLKIVLTPMHGVGGDTAAAVLNAAGFTDVMLVAEQAQPDPDFPTVNFPNPEEPGALDLALETAAREDADLVIANDPDADRAAVAAKDPATGAWRMLRGDEVGALLGAHVVARLAAAGEPPAGVFANSIVSSRLLARIAAAAGYAHEETLTGFKWIARVPGLVYGYEEALGYCVAPSLVRDKDGISAAVLIAELAAAAKAEGKTIFDTLDELYLVHGLHTSDQLSIRVADLGLLDAMMNRLRVSPPESFGGSGVETVTDLAAGSEQLPPTEGLLYLTKDLTRVIIRPSGTEPKLKCYLEVIRSAGSAAELPAARAEARAALDSVLADVREALGL
- a CDS encoding Rrf2 family transcriptional regulator, whose translation is MKMGRGVEWAVHSCVNMAWTPPGEPVNSARLAEYYRLPAAYLNKQFQSLVRAGVLDSVSGPRGGFLLARRPENISVLDIVLALEGAEPAFRCEAILGNVPEPAREGDFTRSCLISQTMRQAELAWRQALARQSIAGIADSMERRFPADKAKVLDYLAAE
- a CDS encoding purine-nucleoside phosphorylase codes for the protein MSTTEFLNKDPFDAARAAADYIAEETGVDTHDVALVLGSGWGDAAELIGETTATLSAAEIPGFSAPSVVGHVGTIRSVLTKEGKRALVLGARTHYYEGKGVRAVVHGVRTAAAAGCKTLVLTNGCGGLNEDWAPGTPVLISDHINLTATSPLEGATFVDLTDLYSARIRGLAREVDPSLQEGVYAQFTGPHYETPAEVQYAKRIGASLVGMSTALEAIAGRHAGMEVFGVSLVTNLAAGISPVPLSHEEVLEAGEAAGPRISKLLAEIIAKL
- a CDS encoding NAD(P)H-quinone dehydrogenase, coding for MTTHPDFSSPRIAILGGGPGGYEAAMVAASLGAQVTIIERAGLGGSAVLTDVVPSKTLIATADLMTRVGEAGELGVKFDVDGGDFAPAMRADLKHINDRLLRLARKQSEDIQSGLEHQNVRILIGSGRLLDNHTIEVLTADGTETVEADTILVAVGAHPRELPTARPDGERILNWAQIYNMDELPEELIVVGSGVTGAEFASAYNGLGSKVTLISSRDRVLPGSDTDAAEVLEGVFERRGLTVLSRARAETVERTADGVVVTLGDGSTVTGSHCLVCVGSIPNTAGIGLEEAGVALTESGHIKVDGVSRTTAPNIYAAGDCTGVLALASVAAMQGRIAVAHFLGDAVMPIKLHQVASNIFTSPEIASVGVSEAEIESGKYQADIIKLSLRSNARAKMRNHRDGFVKIFARKGSGTVIGGIVVGPNASELIFAVSIAVTQKLHVDDVASTFTVYPSLSGSISEAARRLHVHM
- a CDS encoding TetR/AcrR family transcriptional regulator — encoded protein: MSDRSNEIIDAAYVCFTRHGTRRTTMHDLADQAGISRPALYQYFRSKDDVFRSLVARLLDGALSASQRAAETEGRPEDRLAGILLAKLDLVMQIWRDSPAHAAELLSVDTRVSAEVLGRYEESMHGLLARTLQEVYPAADAREAAEILLAFTRGLEAGVADPDALPDRLRRGVSIFVAGFNTLTFAKEQP
- a CDS encoding SDR family NAD(P)-dependent oxidoreductase, with the protein product MTTAVLITGASSGIGRASAERLLARPGFTVYATARNPSAIADLEAAGARVLALDVTDAASMAAGVRTVEEQHGSVGALINNAGYGEYGTIEEADLDAVRQQFETNVFGFSRMIQLVLPGMRAAGAGRIINIGSMGGRVTFPVGGYYHATKYAVEAITDALRFEAAPFGIRTSLIAPGLIRTGFGATASRTLAASGDAAGPYAALRAAADEQMATSYASPVLAAEPDAVASAVEHAVTSRRPRPRYTVTPAAKAIVQSRRFLGSGLFDAYLRLQFRSSK
- a CDS encoding SRPBCC family protein, giving the protein MNPTADWPAGFEPATTRVYAYNQIHTRLTPEQLWPVLIDATRWPAWYRNAKDVVIDGGTAELGAASRFTWTTFGLRVASTVREFEPCTRLGWEGAGRGSTGYHRWDLQRTDNGGTLIVTEEVQGGIFATLLGPVVKRSIEKQHQHWLEKLLETAAARADAAGTGA